A DNA window from Mesoplasma coleopterae contains the following coding sequences:
- a CDS encoding DNA-processing protein DprA, whose product MDNVLLYFSLKYHGDWEQIYDALDRKEKIETQELIQVPNSIPNNFISIINPLYPNNLKQIMKPSFIIYYLGNISLLQNYFQTIYISSSDNLDEYNDNAIKAVVNDLIKEKRTVLISAESDSDHRIIDFIIAKKGKLIILTKEPLQKFVESEYWSKYKNIDYYDFLVISEYEESNNFKYKSINNKNEMNIRIINGLSKAVIFLEHSNFSEIEPLVNAVINENKPYFAIPQNLKNSKSSSNNLLKNGAKLLENATDILNQI is encoded by the coding sequence ATGGATAATGTTTTATTATATTTCTCATTAAAGTATCATGGAGATTGAGAACAAATTTATGATGCATTAGACAGAAAAGAAAAAATAGAAACTCAGGAATTAATTCAGGTTCCTAATTCAATACCAAATAATTTCATTTCAATAATTAATCCATTGTATCCCAATAATCTTAAGCAAATAATGAAACCTTCATTCATTATTTATTATTTAGGTAATATTTCATTATTACAAAACTACTTTCAAACTATTTATATTAGCAGTTCTGATAATCTTGACGAATATAATGATAATGCGATAAAGGCAGTCGTTAATGATTTGATAAAAGAAAAAAGAACAGTTTTAATTTCAGCAGAAAGTGATTCTGATCATAGAATAATTGATTTCATAATTGCAAAAAAAGGAAAACTAATAATATTAACTAAAGAGCCTCTTCAAAAGTTTGTTGAAAGTGAATATTGAAGCAAATACAAAAACATTGATTATTATGATTTCTTGGTGATTAGTGAATATGAAGAATCAAACAATTTTAAATATAAATCAATTAATAATAAAAATGAAATGAATATTAGAATTATTAATGGGTTATCAAAAGCAGTGATATTCTTAGAACATTCAAACTTTAGTGAAATTGAACCACTAGTAAATGCAGTAATCAATGAAAACAAACCTTATTTTGCAATACCTCAAAATTTAAAAAACTCTAAATCATCAAGTAATAATTTACTTAAAAATGGTGCAAAATTATTGGAAAATGCAACAGATATTTTAAATCAAATTTAA
- a CDS encoding single-stranded DNA-binding protein has protein sequence MNLVNIIGQIEGDAQVAYTSKDGNAKLYKFVVRVPNSYKSKTGKNEDDLINVKAWSSAINDEFALHDQAVVGIEARVHSSINKENANVFNEIIANRIMYLN, from the coding sequence ATGAATCTAGTAAATATAATTGGACAAATTGAAGGAGATGCACAAGTTGCTTATACTTCAAAAGATGGTAACGCAAAGTTATACAAATTTGTAGTTAGAGTCCCCAACTCTTATAAATCAAAAACGGGAAAAAATGAAGACGATTTAATTAACGTTAAAGCTTGGTCTTCTGCTATTAATGATGAGTTTGCATTACATGATCAAGCTGTTGTTGGTATCGAAGCAAGAGTGCATTCATCTATTAATAAAGAGAATGCTAATGTCTTTAATGAAATTATTGCAAATAGAATAATGTATTTAAACTAA